One Gadus morhua chromosome 1, gadMor3.0, whole genome shotgun sequence DNA segment encodes these proteins:
- the slc16a1a gene encoding monocarboxylate transporter 1a has protein sequence MAPAVGGPQGYTPPEGGWGWMVVIGAFISIGFSYAFPKSITVFFKEIEVIFDVTSSQVSWISSIMLACMYGGGPISSILVNKYGSRAVMMFGGCLSGSGLIAASFCNSIQALYFCIGVVGGLGLAFNLNPALTMIGKYFFKKRPIANGIAMAGSPVFLSTLAPINTWFFDKFGWRGSFLILGGLLFNCCVAGSLMRPIGPKPKPVERGTERRTASQIMNSFIDFTLFKHRGFLLYLMGNFIMFFGLFAPLVFLSNFGKSRDIPKEKAAFLLSVLAFVDMVARPSMGMVANTKWIRPRIQYFFAASVLYNGVCHVMAPLSVTYTGFVIYAIFFGFAFGWLSSVLFETLMDIVGAQRFSSAVGLVTIVECGPVLLGPPLLGRFKDIYNDYKYTYQGCGIILIVSSVFLFFAMGINYRLMDKEKKEEERRVKVEGRRYEPNKSKAVSKVAEDTV, from the exons ATGGCTCCTGCAGTCGGTGGCCCTCAAGGATACACGCCCCCGGAGGGTGGCTGGGGATGGATGGTGGTGATCGGCGCCTTCATCTCCATCGGCTTCTCCTACGCCTTCCCAAAGTCCATCACCGTCTTCTTCAAGGAGATTGAGGTCATCTTCGATGTTACTAGCAGCCAGGTGTCGTGGATTTCATCCATTATGCTGGCGTGTATGTATGGAGGAG GTCCAATCAGCAGTATCCTGGTTAATAAGTACGGGAGTCGCGCTGTGATGATGTTCGGGGGCTGCTTGTCCGGATCGGGCCTCATCGCCGCCTCTTTCTGCAACTCCATCCAGGCGCTCTATTTCTGCATTGGAGTTGTGGGAG GCTTGGGATTAGCCTTCAACCTCAACCCAGCACTTACAATGATCGGAAAGTACTTCTTCAAGAAGAGACCCATTGCCAACGGCATCGCCATGGCCGGCAGCCCTGTCTTCCTCTCCACCCTGGCACCGATCAACACCTGGTTCTTCGACAAGTTTGGCTGGAGAGGAAGCTTTCTGATCCTTGGGGGCCTTCTCTTCAACTGCTGTGTGGCAGGTTCTCTCATGCGACCCATAGGGCCCAAACCCAAACCGGTGGAGAGGGGCACGGAGAGGAGGACCGCATCACAGATCATGAACAGCTTCATTGACTTCACCCTGTTCAAGCACCGTGGCTTCCTGCTGTATCTCATGGGCAACTTCATCATGTTCTTCGGCCTCTTCGCCCCACTCGTTTTCCTCAGTAATTTCGGCAAGAGTAGAGATATCCCCAAAGAGAAGGCTGCTTTTTTGCTTTCCGTACTCGCTTTTGTAGATATGGTGGCAAGGCCCTCCATGGGCATGGTGGCCAACACCAAGTGGATCCGACCAAGAATACAATACTTCTTTGCTGCGTCTGTCTTGTACAACGGTGTGTGCCATGTGATGGCACCTTTATCTGTGACCTACACAGGCTTTGTGATTTATGCAATTTTCTTCGGCTTCGCCTTCGGCTGGCTGAGCTCGGTGCTGTTTGAGACCTTGATGGATATCGTTGGGGCTCAGCGCTTCTCCAGTGCTGTGGGGCTGGTCACCATTGTGGAGTGTGGCCCTGTGCTGTTAGGACCACCTCTATTGG GGAGGTTCAAAGACATCTACAATGATTACAAGTACACCTACCAGGGATGCGGTATTATCCTCATTGTTTCCAGTGTGTTCCTCTTCTTTGCCATGGGAATCAACTATCGTCTAATGGAcaaagagaagaaggaggaagagagaagggtTAAGGTAGAGGGTAGGAGATATGAGCCAAATAAAAGCAAAGCAGTGTCAAAGGTGGCAGAAGATACTGTCTAA